GCTAGTGGGGTCTTAGGATCTGCAAGGAACTAGTAGTGCTGTGTTAGCATTAAAGCTGCGGTTGCTAGAAAGTGCTTTTGACGACGATGTTAAAACTTGTCTTCTTTGGTAAGATGACATGACTACTTCTGTAAGGATGAATTAATAATGTACAGATCATAGCAGTAATTTCTTTCCTTAAGACATTAACATGGTTGTCATCATAGAATCAATAACATAACTTTAAATCGAAGATGATGGTAGATTTGTTACTCAAAAATAAAGATTTGTTGTATGTAGAATTTTATGGCCAAGTCTTTTCTTCATGTTTCGACATATTTATTACACGTTTCAATGCATGCACTAGTTATAAAATATGTATAACCCTCTAACTGTCCTGTTTtatgtgtgttgtggcagtggtggtggtggcggcaggtgTCATGACCGCCCCTAAGGTCCGAGAGCAGGAGCCACCCAGAGCTACAGTCGACGATGTCCGCTTCCTCCTCTGGACCAAGTAAGACTGTCtttgctggaaaaaaaaaaaacagagagagcATCTCGCAAGAAACTTTAATTTGTACATTGCTTCGATATGTGTAGAAGTTTTTCTGGCTATGAGTGGAACACTGCCCCTAAAACTATCTGCCCTGCAGAGTAGCTCTCCTTCACTGTTCTCTGCAGTTCATTATTTACATCATAAACTGTCTCTTTTCAGCCATGTTTTGGGGGAAGAGCTGGAGTACTTGGTTGATCATTAGATTTTAGGTCGCATGTTTTGTGTTATAATGTTGGTagaaattaccgacaatatgttataTTAATAtagtattatgtgtgtgtgtgtgtgtgtgtgtgtgtgtgtgtgtgtgtgtgtgtgtgtgtgtgtgtgtgtgtgtgtgtgtgtgtgtgtgtgtgtgtgtgtgtgtgtgtgtatgtgtgggtgtgtgtgtaatttAAGTTTGCGTGTTTGTTGTACAATTGCGTGTGCGTGCAATCACGGCAACTGTTGATGGTTGGTAGGCAAATTTCCCACAAGTCGAATAATACAAAAACGCAGCAAAGCCTCTATTATACAAGCTTTTTCCAAACTGAGCGAAACGTTCTGTTATCAAGGCTTGCTGTCCTATTAGCGTCATTGTGAAAACGTTGAATGAATTTTTAGTACCAGTACTCAGTAAGATTTTAAAATTCTACTCTGGAGGATTAAGTAGAGAGAATGTTTACAAGTGACTCTCACTTAGTAGAGGAAACCTTGCAAGACATTCTGATCCTTCCTGAACTATTGTCGATTACCAACTGAGAAACAACAGAGAATACCAAATAACAGGTCGGGAGTTAGGATGAAgaagattgtggtggtggtggtggtagtgttggtagtggtggttgtggtggtagtagtagtactactactgctagtagtggtagtagtaatagtagctttagtggtagtagtagtagtagtagtaatagtaaaatcaatagcaacagtagtagtagtacttatgGTACCACCAGTGAAGGAAGTAGCAACAAGATAGCtaaagtaataatagtaatggttgCACTAGTGgtagaaaaaaatagaaaaagagTTTAGTGAAAGATGAATAAGAAGAAAAATGGTGATAACAATGGTACAGGATATCCTAAAAAAGTATTGTAACTCTCTCCAATACCTTCATATATAAAcagactcataagaacataagaacgaaggaacactgcagaaggcctactcgcccatacgaggcaggtccaagtctcctaccggcttaagccaatgcacccaacctagtcacgtcaggtcacattgacttaagggaggaacacggcaaccgacctgttagcacaagctatcaggtccaactcacacccacccacatccactcatgtatttatccaacatatttttaaagctacacaacgttctggcctctataactgtactcgggagtttgttccactcatccacaactctattaccaaaccagtactttcctatatccttcctgaatctgaatttttccaacttaaaaccattgctgcgagtcctgtctaggctagatattttcagcacactatttacatcccctttatttattcctgtcttccatttatacacctcaatcatatcccccctaattctacgtctttctagagagtgaagattcagggcccttagtctatcctcatagggaaggtttctgatacatgggatcaactttgtcatcctcctttgtacattttccagagaatttatatccattctgtaatacggtgaccaaaactgtgcagcataatctaaatgaggcctaaccaaggatgtatagagttgaagaacaacctgaggactcctattatttatgcttcttgatatgaagccaaggattctattagctttattgcgaacacttatgcactgttgtcttggtttcagattactgctaaccagaactcctaaatctttttcgcaatccgtaatattaagatctacattatttagtttatatgtggcatggttattgtcctgtccaacatttagaactttgcatttgtctatattaaactgcatctgccacttctccgaccactgcatcagtatattcaaatcttcctggagtgctcgaatgtcctcgtcagaatgaattcgacggcctattttggtgtcatcggtaaacttgccgatgtcgctctttatgccctcatctatgtcgtttatgtagattgtgaacagcagggggcccaacactgacccctgtggaacaccgctcgtgacgcttccccactctgatttctccccatttatgcaaactctctgctgcctatttgtcaaccatgcctctattcaggaaaaaatttctcctcctattccatgtgctttaattttcctcaacagtctctgatgtgggaccctgtcaaaagccttactgaagtccatatacacaatatcatattcattaccatgatctacctcctcaaataccttagtgaaaaaagttaataaattcgtaaggcaggaacgcccctttgtaaaaccatgctgagattcgttgattaatttatgcttttcaaggtggctacgaactgcctcggcaattattgattccataaattttcccactatggaggttaggcttattggtctatagttcgaagctaaggacctgtcacctgttttgaaaataggtatcacatttgccattttccacttatctggcactatgccagtttgtagtgatatgttgaaaagattagccaaaggtgtgctaagctcctctttgcattcctttagaacccttgcatacagttcatcagggcctggggatttgttaggttttaatttatctatttgcctaaggaccatgtcacttgtgaccctaatcgtgcacagtttattatcgtcctgttctacataatttatcattactggaatatcgctggtatcctcctgtgtaaaaactgagaggaagtatgtgttaaaaattctacacatttccttatcactgtcagtgagctgacccgaggaacttttgagtgggcctatcttgtccctgatcttacttctgtatacctgaaagaatccttttgggttagtcttcgattgtcttgcaactttaacctcataatctctttttgcttttctaattcccttttttatttctctttttaactgaatatatcgatttcttaattgcccctctcctcttttgatttgcctatatatgcctctcttttgaccaatcagatattttaatctattgttcatccatttaggatcatttttgtttgatctgatttccctatttggaacataatttgactgagcagctagaactatgccctggaaagcatcatatcggcaaccatcaccacctacctgacccttagtcaggtcattccagttcaacccacctaagtaatttttcagtcctatgaaatcagccaagcggaagtcagggacagagacttgattgcctttattaggggaattccatgatatattaaaactgagtgatttgtgatcactttccccaagctcatcattaacctcaagattattaattagtgtttccctactggcaagaaccaagtcaaggaggttgtttcccctagttggctctgtcacaaactgttttaaaaaacaatcctggatcgtatcaagaaagtcacctgactctactTTCCATAAGCTTACCTCGAagttgtaacattgtttttcctctcgtgttttctcaggagcaactCCGCCGACGACGGCTACTACGAGCTGGTCATCGAGGACTCTGCAAGCCTCGCCGGGTCACCGCTAAACGCTAATGATGCCACCGTTGTTATCATCCATGGCTTCTCGAATCACGGAGATGAAGACTTTATCCTGGATGCTAAGACTGGTGCGTAAAGACTGACACGGTGTTATTTCCGACAAATATAAAGATAAAGACGCAAGTTCAAGAAGCAATCTTTTATTGGGTCACCTTTTGGCTAtgcgtagagctttataaaaAAAAGAGTCACCTTATAGCTCTACGCATAGCGAAACTTCCCTATAACAACTTGTTGTGTAACTTGTGTCTTCGTTCAGTCCATCCATATAACCCCCATACAAATCTCTGGCTTTTCTCACAAACGTTTTCTACAAAATTCTAGTTTagctgaggttaggttaggttagattaggttaggttagattaaattaggttaagttaggttaggtttgatttGGTTATCCTCAGTccataaaatataaccagttaTACTACaacaaaaaatataaatatatgatgAAAGCTGAAAAAGTGATGATGCATAAGATTTTGACTGTTTACTGAGCCTTCAACGGTCCCCATTTGACTGGCATTACAACAGTCAATTATTGTGTGTGATTAAGAAGACTGGTTGCTTTACTGGCATTATATACAGAGCTGTAATTGCTTTACTGGCATTATATACAGAGCTGTAATTGCTTTACTGGCATTATATACAGAGCTGTAATTGCTTTACTGGCATTATATACAGAGCTGTAATTGCTTTACTGGCATTATATACAGAGCTGTAATTGCTTTACTGGCATTATATACAGAGCTGTAATTGCTTTACTGGCATTATATACAGAGCTGTAATTGCTTTACTGGCATCTTAATCCTGACATCTTTTTCAGGTCGTTGAATTTCAAGAGACAGAAAATCAGCATCAACACATAGTGTTGACTTCGTGACTTTATTTATTTTATGCCTTTCCTATGCAACACAAACCTCTTCTGAAACAGGTAGTGCAAATGTTACAGCGGTGCATAATAAGTTCAGAAATAAcctaaaacaaaaacaaaacaaaacaaaaaaaaaaggcacaataccgtgactagaacagaAACAAAATTCCATTTTTTTAGTTAACCATGTTAAAGAAGTAAagaattatttaataatataGGTAAAGTCGGGATATTTGGCTACGAATCCATATAATATTTTACTGTAGAGTAAATATTTTGATGTTTTTGAGTTTTCTCTAAAGTAATTTAGAATTTCATATTCAAGTATATATTAATGCAGGATGTGAGAATACTTATTTAGTAGATTCTTCGGTTCACAACAGGACCCGGGTATGAACCCGTACGAGTGAAAATATTGGGAacgtctccttacacctgttgcatCTGTGTCTGTACAGCCatgtaggtacccaggtgttagaCCACAGTTGTGGGTTCTTATCAAATTcaagttcaaattcaaattcaattcaaagtttattctctataaggattacaatgttgaatttacagaatttggttattgtgtggtttacatgtagttaaataatgattacagagtgtaccactagaacacctagcatggctaggcatttcgggcagacttagtttaattctttattttaaaatattacaaattatgaggtaagttggtattatggctaagtgactaaatactagtttgtgagtttagcaatgtgaatgcttttgttttggcacagtacatagtttcagtattggagtatcataggattcattattttaagattgagattaatatttctgtttatggtcaaatggatgagtgagtgtaagtgtgaaccaccaggtggtattcgtgtagttagttgatggggtgtatcaggaagataagatgttttctaatggtagttttgaaggtgatgaatgtgtctgcagttctagagttctcaggttgggtgttccagattttagggcctttgacatacattgaatttttgtaaaggtttagtcggacacggggaatgtcgtcgagatgtttgtctggtgttatgcctgtgggttctgtcacaactatcaagaaagcgttttaggtcaaggttgatattggagtttaaggtcctgtagatgtagattgcacagtagtaagtgtggatgtactgaacagggagtaagtttagatctatgaagagtggggggggggtgttgccagggatgggatttagtgattattcttactgcagctttttgttgggttattattggctttaggtgtgttgctgcagttgatccccaagcacaaatagcataggtgaggtatggataaataagtgagtggtatagtgtgagaagggcattttgcggcacgtagtatcgtatcttggagaggatcccaaccgttttggatacttttttggttatgtgttggatatgggtgctgaaattcaggttgttgtcaaggtataggcctaggaatttgccctcattatgtctggtaattagagtgttgtcgatcttaatgttaatttgtgcatctcctgctctgctaccaaacataatatagtaggttttgtcagtgttaagcgtaagtttattagctgtcatccaagtcgatattttgatcagttcctcgttaacaatggtgttgagggtggcaagattagggtgagagatgacataagtcgtgtcgtcagcaaagagaatgggtttcaggtgttgggatacgtttggaagatcattgatgtatatgaggaagagcaggggaccaaggacacttccctgcggaactccagtatcaagtggccgtgttgttgatgctgtgtctttaatggtgacatactgatacctattagtaaggtaagatttgaaataagcaagcgcatgacctcttataccgtaatggtcaagtttgtggagtaggatgtcgtggtctactgtgtcaaaagcttctcttaggtcaataaaaattcctagtggatattccttattttccaatgctgtgtaaagcagatctagcatttttatgattgcatcattagtgcttttacttttcctgaatccaaattggcaggggttgagtatgttttgagccgttataaatgaatatattctcttgtgcatgagtttctcaaagattttggatagcaatggtaagtttgatattggcctatagttgtttaagtctgtagggtcaccacctttatgtattggtgtaacccttgccatcttgagtagtttcgggaaggtgctagtttctagtgacttgttaaaaagtaatgaaatagcatgtgaaaggacatgggccgctcgcttgtacagtaatggtgggacatgagacagattccctgagttatttttaagtggctttataatctcggtgacttccgagggctcagttggtgcaagatagaaggaatttgggaaattcccatctaggtagtccccggcatgggcattggtatgtgggattttattgccgagattagatcctatggttgagaagaagtcgtttatcttgttagctgtgtcagtgggatgtagtggtgtttcattaggtttagttaggacaatattcttgttttttttcagtttgttggtccctagaatctgagagagtgttttccaggtcttttttatatctcctctagtgtctgtgaatctactggagtagtatagttgtttggctttctttattactttggtgagaactgatgaataatgtttaagaatatctttgtgtattaagccctgtctatattgcttttcatattggtgtttcttgtcaatggatttcagaatggtgctggttagccatgggcaaccaagccgtttgtttgtgatctgtttcgtttttataggacaatgtttgttgtatagtctaagtaatttgttaagaaaaatgtctgtccagtcatcaataccattggccttggagaattctgtaggccagtcaacagtctctaggtcagctgtgaacttccttattgaagcctcgtcatggagtctaaacgagactttgttgtattcaagtggtggtttactaatgtttgtcaggaggaaggtagggtagtggtctgtagtgctatctgtgattatccctgatttaaggggggctagtatattggtccatatgtggtctattatggttgtacttgtctcagtgagcctggttggtttagttattgttggtatgagaagtgtgttgttcatattgttgatgaaatcagttacaggctgatcatctagtaagccaaggttgatgttgaagtctcctggGAAAGAGGATAAAAAAAAGCAATCGAAATAACTCATATTGCTTGGCTTTCTTGGGTCATGCTGGGTAATGGTTAAtaatcgagaaaaaaaaatacaaaatacatATTATGCATTATGAGATCTACATCAGCAAGTTGGGTAAACTATCACATAAGCAGTTGTGGCCTAGACGGAGGCGAGCTGTAGTGCCATTTGAGTCTGCTGATCCTGTCATATAAACCATAGTAAATAGTTTCCATATTATAATGGAATACCTTTACTGTAAATCACTACTCTCAGTGCATTGTCATCTAACCTAAATTAGATGGTTCTAAGATTTATTTCCAGACTTTCAACTAATGACCATTGATACGTTCTTTCCCAGAGCTACTGAAGTTAGGTGCATATAACGTCCTCTCAGTAGACTGGGGAAAACTGGCAGAGGCTCCATGGTATCCTACTGCTGTCGACAATGTCCCTCTGGTGAGTACTGGCAGTGTTCCACAGGTATTCCGCCACTAGTAAGAACAGTACCGACAGTGGCTCCCTGGTGTCCTACGGCTGTCAACAATATCATGCTGATAAGCACTGATAGTGACTCGAGAAATGGTAATAACACAATCACCAACAACTCACAGAAGGGATGGAGTTGCAACCGTTCTGTGAGAAGTATTTCTAGTGGTTCCCTAGTATCCCATTCTTGTCACAAGCAATATACCTCTGTGGTTAATAATGTTAGTAGCTCAATGGTATCTCATCGATGTCACCGGTATGTATTTAAAGATTAATGGCTCTAGCAGCTCACCGCTGTCAACATTTGCACACCGGTAAATACTAGCTGTGTCCCTCTGGCATCCCACCACTGACACCAATGGCTGATTTGCGAGAATTAAGATATAGAATTGGTCCTCCTACTATTCGTATGCCATGGATATAGTAACATATAATAAAAGGGTATTTAACATGCTTCCTGTCCCAATGTATTTGCTCTACCCCTGAGTACAGTaatgtataataaaaaaaaaaacataaaaacatAATGCCGACAAGCATAAGGACAGACAATTTTTTTACTGAGACAACGTTGTTTTACTCAGAGCCTTACgttgacccccctcccccccttccccgaAAAAAACAAATTCTACAATTTGTCCGTCTCTTCAGAGAAATAAACAGATGACAGACACCAGTACAGAAAACTCTTTACCCATGTGTAGGTGGGTGAACACACGGCCAAATTCCTGGAGTGGCTGAAGGAGTCTGCTGGACTAGACACCTCCAAGTTGCAGTTGTCAGGACATTCACTAGGCGCTCACGTTGCTGGAGCTGTGGGCCAAAACACTGCCTCCTTCACCATACCCTTCATCACAGGTACGTCTGCAGTGCCGccctctgttattattattactactattattgccattattgatattattaatattattattattattatcattattattattattattatcatattattattgttattaattattaattacctttatatatatatatatatatatatatatatatatatatatatatatatatatatatatatatatatatatatatatatgcaataagatcacagtaaacaggtgatatatatatatatatatatatatatatatatatatatatatatatatatatatatatatgtatatatatatgtatatatatgtaaacaggtgatatatatatatatatatatatgtgtgtgtgtgtgtgtctgtgtgtctgtgtgtgtgcgtgtgtgtgtgtgtgtgtgtgtgtctgtgtgtgtctgtgtgtgtgtctgtgtgtgtgtctgtgtgtgtgtctgtgtgtgtgtctgtgtgtgtgtgtatgcactaaCCAGTATGGTGTCCCGGGACAGGTATGGACCCCGCTGGACCGGAGTTTCATGACAAGCCAGAGTCTGGTCGTTTAGACAACACTGATGCCGACTTCGTCCAAATTATCCACACGAATGGTGGTACTATCCTGGAGGTAGGTAGACCTGGGTATTCCTATATTACTGACAGCTCCTAGGTGATTCAACGAATAACTAGGTGCTCCTACGTTATTGAACAAGCTAATGGGTGATCCTATGTGCCTTGCAGAACTTATTAGGTATTTCCAGGTGTATTCCTGAGTGGTTTAATGAAAGCACAACTGGAGGGTTTCATCAACATCTGGGGGCTTCCTCGTCAATTAGGAAACCCCTGTATGGTTAACGGTTTACGTAGGACATAGATTACCGCAGCTTCACGAAATCGTAAgaacaagattgcaaacaaacacagaacgggtggggtttgaaaccatggcaagtgagtcataaaGTTCCAAATCAgtgctggagttttacgactcactcgctattggttcaaaccccacctgttcagTGATTTATTATTGTAGATTCTTTACTGAAGACAATGATAATTAATTATCCTCGAAGGGAGGCCTATAAATGGTTGCCAGATTTGTTTCTTGTTTTCTTTTCTGCCTCCAACCATTCATTTCTCTTTAGCTCCTAACTCAAGAATGTGTCAGGTTTTCATTTCTTATGTACGGTAACTCGGAACAGTTTCTTGGAACGATTGGCATAAAGTATTTATTCTATGTAAAATGGAATATAAgtcagaaaataaaataa
The window above is part of the Cherax quadricarinatus isolate ZL_2023a chromosome 60, ASM3850222v1, whole genome shotgun sequence genome. Proteins encoded here:
- the LOC128694486 gene encoding pancreatic triacylglycerol lipase, with the protein product MLKLVFFVVVVAAGVMTAPKVREQEPPRATVDDVRFLLWTKSNSADDGYYELVIEDSASLAGSPLNANDATVVIIHGFSNHGDEDFILDAKTELLKLGAYNVLSVDWGKLAEAPWYPTAVDNVPLVGEHTAKFLEWLKESAGLDTSKLQLSGHSLGAHVAGAVGQNTASFTIPFITGMDPAGPEFHDKPESGRLDNTDADFVQIIHTNGGTILESCVGLVDAIGHVDFYPNGGVHQPGCVDLGEWTDLLEGGCSHGRSTKLWTESINGSPVFKAQPCSDWESYLEGQCSCAPSCAEMGFHVSHSLRGTYFLATNSDPPYAQG